In Rutidosis leptorrhynchoides isolate AG116_Rl617_1_P2 chromosome 2, CSIRO_AGI_Rlap_v1, whole genome shotgun sequence, one genomic interval encodes:
- the LOC139891554 gene encoding uncharacterized protein, which yields MDLFMGLIPANYLWNVLPDLMVFIAPLWIAVLFGVLVGWVWKPTWANSAINNITIPTKTYNPKDFVSSFPMLNSVKCQLPSYFFPVSDIGSPEIGSSELSTISSKLDEKTKNFVGEGDLEHIYKLVEEKDGGLAWSAMMDRSTSNMSYQAWKREPEIGPPQYRSRTVYEDMTPEMMRDFFWDDELRLKWDDMLLEAETIEECPNNGTMVVKWVRKFPFFCSDREYIIGRRIWESGKTYYCVTKGVQYPSVPRRTKPRRVDLYYSSWSIRAVESRKGDGQMSACEVLLFHHEDMGIPWEIAKLGVRQGMWGAVKKIDRGLRWYQKHMGSGAPLTHCANMAHINTKVSRERLTYLGNRSNNSQEIEMCEQVVDDEKPSGKNFPKLLVVGGAIALACSIDRGLLTKAVIFGVARRFAKTGRRL from the exons ATGGATTTATTTATGGGTTTGATACCAGCGAACTATTTATGGAATGTGTTACCAGATCTTATGGTGTTTATTGCCCCTTTGTGGATTGCTGTTCTTTTTGGGGTTTTAGTTGGGTGGGTATGGAAACCCACCTGGGCTAATTCTGCTATTAATAATATCACAATACCCACAAAAACTTATAACCCTAAAGATTTTGTATCTTCATTTCCAATGTTGAATTCTGTAAAATGTCAACTACCCAGTTACTTTTTTCCGGTTTCTGATATTGGGTCACCTGAAATTGGGTCATCTGAACTCTCTACAATCAG TTCTAAATTGGATGAAAAAACAAAGAATTTTGTTGGGGAAGGTGATTTGGAGCATATTTATAAACTTGTTGAGGAGAAAGATGGTGGTCTTGCTTGGAGTGCTATGATGGATAGGTCAACTTCAAATATGAGCTATCAAGCTTGGAAGAGAGAACCTGAG ATTGGACCTCCACAATATCGGTCTCGGACTGTTTATGAAGATATGACTCCTGAAATGATGAGGGATTTTTTTTGGGATGATGAACTTCGGTTGAAATGGGATGATATGTTATTAGAAGCCGAAACTATAGAAGAGTGCCCAAATAATGGAACAATGGTGGTTAAGTGGGTTCGTAAG TTCCCCTTTTTTTGCAGCGACAGGGAGTACATAATTGGTCGTAGAATTTGGGAGTCAGGGAAGACATATTACTGTGTTACAAAG GGCGTACAATATCCTTCTGTGCCACGCCGTACTAAACCAAGACGTGTTGACTTGTACTATTCAAGTTGGTCGATTCGTGCAG TCGAATCAAGAAAAGGAGACGGGCAAATGAGTGCGTGTGAAGTGTTGCTGTTTCATCACGAAGACATGGGAATACCGTGGGAAATCGCAAAACTCGGTGTACGTCAAGGCATGTGGGGAGCAGTCAAAAAAATAGACCGCGGTCTTCGTTGGTATCAAAAACATATGGGATCAGGTGCACCACTAACTCATTGTGCTAACATGGCTCATATCAATACTAAAGTTAGCCGCGAGCGTTTAACATACTTAGGCAACCGATCAAATAATTCACAAGAGATTGAAATGTGTGAACAAGTAGTCGATGACGAGAAACCGTCAGGGAAGAATTTTCCGAAGCTTTTGGTGGTTGGAGGAGCGATTGCGCTTGCTTGTTCTATTGACCGAGGGTTGTTGACTAAAGCGGTTATATTTGGAGTTGCAAGAAGATTTGCGAAAACGGGGAGGAGGTTGTGA